CCTTAAGCTATTATTTATCTCTTATCGTATTCCCAAAACAAAAACCGATTAATTGCTTGAGCTACCTCTTCCCAAGTTTCTCTCGCACATTCTTCTAACATCTTAATTACTTCTTCTTCAATAATTCTGCTATCAAATTTATTCATTATTAACAAGTCTTTCCCCCAAAAAATTCCTTCATCCTCAAATAATCTTTGCAATCGTTTAGGAGAGGCTGCATAAAAGTAAAATAAATCTGCTCCCGTTGAATCTTGAGTACCAATTACAGCAGTTATTGCAACATAAAAATCTTCGTCATTGTCTTCAGGAACATTGCGATATTCTAGTGGTCTCTTTAATATTGGTTTTATCATGTCTACTTTCCCATCTTATCCTAGTATTTTCCCTTGCTTTTTTAGAATTAGTCTTTTAAATGGATATGATAATTTTTATCAAGCTTCCCCTTACTATCACGAATTTCAAAGTTTGCTTCCCAATTACCATCTCTCTTCTTTTGCATCATTCTTACGGTATGCTTTCCATCCTTGCTTATAAAATCCCAGATTCCATTTGTAGTATC
The window above is part of the Brevibacillus antibioticus genome. Proteins encoded here:
- a CDS encoding Imm8 family immunity protein — encoded protein: MIKPILKRPLEYRNVPEDNDEDFYVAITAVIGTQDSTGADLFYFYAASPKRLQRLFEDEGIFWGKDLLIMNKFDSRIIEEEVIKMLEECARETWEEVAQAINRFLFWEYDKR